From a region of the Agrobacterium tumefaciens genome:
- a CDS encoding lytic transglycosylase domain-containing protein → MATAVNRYARLLALLAGLMAGTAQANAQEIPPPAYQVAAQRADIPSPVLYAVALQESGLQRGGRLVPWPWTLNVAGAARRFSSHAEACEGLRKALREVPPTRIDAGLAQVNLGYQKHRYSRPCDLLDPYRNLAIAAEILREQHTPGEDWLVAIGRYHRPAGGAPAARYRRSVSQHLARVVGPSRTDASTRRNTP, encoded by the coding sequence ATGGCAACGGCAGTGAACCGTTACGCACGCCTGCTCGCGCTGCTGGCCGGCTTGATGGCCGGGACCGCCCAGGCCAACGCCCAGGAGATACCGCCACCTGCCTACCAGGTCGCAGCCCAACGTGCCGATATTCCGTCCCCGGTTCTATATGCAGTGGCCCTGCAGGAAAGCGGCCTGCAGCGTGGCGGACGACTGGTTCCCTGGCCCTGGACACTGAACGTAGCGGGTGCGGCCCGCCGTTTTAGCAGCCACGCAGAGGCCTGCGAGGGGCTGCGCAAGGCGCTACGTGAAGTTCCGCCAACCCGCATCGACGCAGGACTGGCTCAGGTCAACCTGGGCTACCAGAAGCACCGCTACAGCCGCCCCTGCGATCTGCTCGATCCATACCGCAACCTCGCCATCGCGGCCGAAATCCTGCGTGAACAACACACGCCCGGCGAGGACTGGTTGGTCGCCATCGGTCGCTATCACCGTCCAGCCGGCGGCGCACCAGCTGCGCGCTACCGGCGCAGCGTCAGCCAGCACCTGGCGCGCGTGGTCGGTCCTTCCCGTACGGACGCTTCCACAAGGAGGAATACACCATGA
- a CDS encoding TIGR03759 family integrating conjugative element protein, with amino-acid sequence MNHRIISLALATSLAVGAVSAATAQNARTAASPVVPSQEQPTIATNSDEQNARDWGLRPEEWTRYREVMRGPLGIFSPNLDPLTALGIEARSDDERRRYAELQVQVEARRVEKTLAYQRAYDAAWQRLHPGMQRVNLPGANAASSASAASSDERRMAVFVKDECAPCGQLVQQLQASGNEFDLYMVGSRQDDARIREWAKRERIDPSRVRNGSITLNHDAGRWLSLGLQGDLPAVVRQVGDQWQRQ; translated from the coding sequence ATGAACCACAGGATCATTTCGCTTGCACTGGCGACCAGCCTTGCCGTCGGTGCCGTCTCCGCGGCAACGGCGCAAAACGCGCGCACAGCCGCTTCTCCTGTCGTTCCCAGCCAGGAACAGCCAACGATCGCGACCAACAGCGACGAACAGAATGCGCGCGACTGGGGACTTCGCCCGGAGGAATGGACGCGCTACCGGGAAGTGATGCGGGGGCCGCTGGGAATCTTTTCTCCCAATCTCGATCCGTTGACAGCACTTGGCATCGAGGCACGGTCGGACGACGAGCGCCGCCGTTACGCTGAATTGCAGGTGCAGGTCGAAGCACGCCGCGTCGAGAAAACATTGGCTTATCAGCGCGCCTATGACGCCGCCTGGCAACGCCTGCATCCCGGCATGCAGCGCGTCAATCTGCCTGGTGCCAACGCCGCTTCCAGTGCGAGCGCTGCATCAAGTGATGAGCGCCGGATGGCGGTATTCGTCAAGGACGAATGCGCGCCGTGCGGTCAGCTTGTCCAGCAATTGCAGGCTTCGGGAAACGAGTTCGATCTCTACATGGTCGGAAGCCGCCAGGATGATGCCCGCATCCGCGAATGGGCCAAGCGGGAGCGTATCGACCCCTCCCGTGTTCGCAACGGCTCCATCACCCTCAACCACGACGCAGGCCGCTGGTTGTCACTGGGCCTGCAGGGAGATCTGCCAGCCGTCGTGCGGCAGGTTGGCGATCAATGGCAACGGCAGTGA